A region from the Palaemon carinicauda isolate YSFRI2023 chromosome 9, ASM3689809v2, whole genome shotgun sequence genome encodes:
- the LOC137646797 gene encoding glutathione S-transferase theta-1-like encodes MSPSLNLHVDYVSQPSRALVLLCNAINAPHNEHLLSFVKGDHKKPEFLRINPFGKVPAVQDGDLRINESCSALRYIASKYDKSGQWYPEDLEIRVKIDEYLDWQHTNTRKHGVGYFYNKIIVPVLTQKPVDAQLVDEHREALGQVEKLFVDYFLASKPFIVGDKLTIADLAAACEFEQPLAAGYDLTQPIREYLKRVEDALGPRYQEVHKALHDVVKQ; translated from the exons atgTCTCCCTCTCTCAACCTTCACGTCGACTATGTTTCTCAGCCATCCAGGGCTCTGGTGCTCTTATGTAATGCGATCAACGCTCCTCACAATGAACATCTCTTGTCGTTCGTTAAAG GGGATCACAAGAAGCCAGAATTCCTTCGTATCAATCCTTTTGGGAAAGTTCCTGCAGTCCAAGATGGTGACCTTCGCATCAATGAGAG CTGCTCAGCTCTTCGTTACATCGCTAGTAAATACGACAAGTCAGGTCAGTGGTACCCCGAAGATTTGGAGATTCGGGTCAAAATTGATGAATACTTGGACTGGCAACATACAAATACCAGGAAGCATGGCGTTGGATATTTCTACAACAAG atcatagttcccgTCTTAACCCAGAAGCCAGTGGACGCTCAGTTGGTGGATGAACACAGAGAGGCACTGGGCCAAGTCGAAAAGCTATTCGTGGACTACTTCCTCGCCTCGAAGCCTTTCATTGTCGGCGACAAATTAACCATTGCTGACCTTGCTGCTGCTTGTGAATTTGAGCAGCCACTAGCTGCAGGCTATGATCTGACGCAGCCGATCAGGGAGTACTTGAAAAGGGTTGAAGACGCCCTCGGGCCTCGCTATCAGGAGGTTCATAAAGCCTTACATGATGTCGTGAAACAGTAA